A segment of the Lepus europaeus isolate LE1 chromosome X, mLepTim1.pri, whole genome shotgun sequence genome:
TATGCCTTCCCTCTAACGATGTTTTTCTTAGACTAAAAAGACATCAGTACTCTGAAATTGTTTgaatatcttcttttttgttgtttctccCTTTAAAGTTATCTTTGCTGATATCCTCAGTCATAATATAAATAACTCCTTTGGCTCTCTCATTACTTCATTTGtacctcttttaaaaaaggtactATGATCTGTTTTGTACATTGTACTGAAAGCATTTATATCTATTTCCACCACCTTTCTAATTATAAATAATCATGCACcacttaaatttatttaaataatgtattatttttttcagaaatcaaACTTGCATACACTTACAGCATTTGAAAGTCTGCTCTAAAATTGGATATAAGATACAAAATCCTATTCTCCTTGAATCACACTCAGACCCTGACCAAGAGGATTTGAGTGTAAAAGAGAACGAAGGTTCAAAGGCGGGACAAGAGCCAAGTGGTTTGTAGACAAACCTGGTAAGAAAAATGACTTCTTTCAGGAAATGACTTGTTAGGAGACTACAGAATACTTAAAATGTGTCAGTTTGTGTACTAAGAGCTTTACCTATATCTAATTTCGTCTTCAGCGAGTTTTCCTAAGCAAGGTACCCTGGGTGTTTTCAAGGGATAAAGCTGCCATAGGAGGTTCTGAGTCACAAGGACTGCAGTCTTTAGAGGGTTGCGTAAGACCTCTTGTTTCATTGAGGAGAGCTATTTTGGGTTGGGACAGAGTAGCTGAAAACATTTATCCATTTAACAAACACTGACTACCTACTCTAAGGCACTTTGGATGAAAGGTCAAGgtcatttttgaatgaattttgttTACTTGGAGACACATAAAGTAAGCATTATATCAATATCAATATAAGACCTTTTGAATTCATATTATTAGAATCACAATTTCAGAGAAGAAAGGGCATTAGGAACTTCTTTGTCTCCTCAGGCTGGTTTGTGGGGCTACAAATAATTCATCTGAAGGATATAACCAAAGGACCTTAAGAAATCGTTTGCCCTGAACCTTTGTGCCCTGTGGATGATCATCTTCTCTCATTTGTCAGTTGCTCTTCTAAGCAAAAGAACATGGTGCTTGGGCTGGTGTTtcagtgcaatgggttaagctgctgcttgccacgcTACcaccccatgttggagcaccagtttaagtcctggctgctctctttagattcagcttcctgccagtgtacctggaaaagcagtgcaagatggcacaactgcttgggccccttccacctacatgggagatcatgATGGAGTTCTAATCTCCTGGccttgcaggaatttggggaatgaacaagcagatggaagagatctctctctgtctctctgtgtgtttactcaaataaacaaattaattaattataaataaatttaaaaataaaagatcttgGTGCATCTTTGTGGAATAATtctggggaatttttttttttgtggaatctAGTAATGTcatgaaatttatgcatagtcaTCTTCTGACTTTGTGCATATCTAGATTTTACATATGTGTGAAAATGTGTACAATATCACTGCATTCTAgagttaaaaaatcatatttattcattttaaagtcagagagagagagagagagagagatcttccatactcaagttcactctctaaatgaccacaatggctggagctgggctgatctgaagcaagaagccagcaacctcttctgggtctcccatgtggctacagggactcaagtacttgggccatcttcagctgccttccctgaaacattagcaaggagctggatcagaagtagagagagcagccaagactccaactggtTCCCACATGGGGTCTCGGCAACACAGGTGGTGGGACCACTCCTTATGCTTCAAATCTGGTCCTgggattaatatttaattttcatgccTCCCTGGGATTATTTTCTTGTGATAGATTACTGGAGAGAGTTATTAGATTCTATCTCCAAAGTCCTTGGCCTAGGAAATATGAGCAATTGGAGGATCTTCACATATTTTACCAAACCAGCAAGTAAATGATGAGAGGACTAGGTTTTTCTGTCACTGACATGGAAGCTAATGAAATGTGGAGGCAGTCAACATTGCTGCCTTGCAGTTTTCTCACTTCtgatttcttcccttcctctacaGATGAAAAAATTGCCTTTGTAGACTCATGTTATGAAGCCTTCTTTTCACACCAGTGCAGGGTGGAGGAATGAGAAAGTTTCTATTGACATCTTGTAAGCAGGAtataatgttaaaaatttttaattttcataaccaTCCTGTTTCTTGAGGTAAGTATAATTATGGACTCTTTTTCTATCCTTCAGATTTTTCGTATAAGCATGCAgtaattttataatcagaaaaatagcaaatacatatgtacacacacagaaatccCTTTGTTTCTTGCTTTCCAAAATTGAGTCCATAATTTTGTTTCAATATTATGCTTTCCCAAACATTGCcattttatattcagatttccatGTTATTAGATATTCTTTTGAAAACACGATTTAGACAAGTTTCAGAAATCCATATTTGAAGGTAAAGTTTCACTATCCATTCTTCTGTAATGGaccatttaaaataaagactATCAAAGAAATATTACCAAGAAATATTATGAAATTCTTAGCATGTTTTCAGAGTAGGTAAGCACATCAGAAAATGCTCCTggcataaatgaaaacaaaaagctgTACAAGTAAGAATATGCATGCAGTTGTAAAATATGAGCACAGACTTATTGAGAAGAGAATTTAGCATTGTTAGCATTTTTGTGTATGTCTAGATGGTAAGATTTATatttacttcctcttttttttcacTAAGCTTTAGAAAATCTCTACAAGATCAGTACACTTCCtttacattcagaaaaaaaaaagttaaaatcattACCAAGAATCATCAGGTAGAAAATATAAACAAGCGTTTGGATCAAGATGGTGGACTACACACAGGCATTTTCTTCTCTGGTCTAAAATCCTAAATTgagtaaaaataatttgtatgtaCAAACTCCACTCTTGCTGTCGCGCTCTTCCTCTAGCCTCCTcgctgttgctctctctctcactatcctgcGCCCTCAGTCTGtgttttgaataataataatacaataataataataataataataataataaaatgtttgtgAGGAATTCCTGGAAGATAGAAAGCAGATGGAGCCGCTGTGGAGGAGATTGGCGGCGTGCAGCAGGaggccagagaggaggaggaggggagtcCGCCTGTCTGGCTCCAGTTACAGGGAGTTACATAGAAACGGTCAGGGGGCTCAAGAGGAAATGAGGGAGAGCGCGCCTGTTTCAGCGCGGACTGAGCACGGGCCCGCGAGCTGACCGGCATTGACCCGCCCAGCCCCAGTCCGCGGAGCGGAAGGCGGgatggtggggggcggggccgaggtGCAGGCGGGCTCAGAGGGGGCGGGTTCCCTAAGCGGCAAAAACCGCGGCGCCAGAGCGAGGCCAAGCTGACTAGCTCTGCGAAGTCCAGGCCGCGCTGACTCCAGGGACGTGGTGCTGCCGCTTGCACCTTTGCCACCGCAGCCATCCTTCTGGTTAACTGCCTGTCCCCCGTTGTCTCCTCAGTCGCCGTGCCGCAACCGCAACAGCATTGACAACAGCTAAGTGGCCGATTCGGGACTtggggctgggagccgggaagGGCGCAAGGCGCAGACAGCACACGCCAGCCCGCCATCTCTAGCGGGAGCAGCCACAGCTGCAGTCACCCCTCCCAGGCAGGAGAGGAAAATACTGTCGAGAGGCACAGGCTGTCCCACTGCCCAGGGTCAGAGTTACCGCGTTTCTGTCAATCCCTGGCGAGAGCCTTTAGCTTGGGGAAGGTAGGACGGACCCCGTCTCTgaggtggagaaaaaaaaatctcacactgGATAGTGTTGACTTTTTTGTCATACTAATCAACAAGCGGCAGCTTTGCCTAAGCCCCCTTAAACCGTAAGCCATGTCTCCTCCAACTGTCCCTCCGATGGGGGTAGATGGCGTGTCCGCATACCTGATGAAGAAAAGGCACACCCACAAGAAGCAGCGGCGTAAGCCCACTTTTCTCACTCGTAGGAACATCGTGGGCTGCCGCATTcaacatgggtggaaggaaggcAATGAGCCTGTGGAGCAGTGGAAGGGCACCGTGCTCGAGCAGGTTTCCGTGAAGCCCACTCTCTACATCATTAAATATGATGGCAAAGATAGTGTGTATGGACTAGAACTGCATCGAGATAAGAGAGTTTTAGCACTAGAGATTCTTCCTGAGAGAGTACCAAGTCCTCGCATCGATTCGCGCCTGGCAGATTCCCTGATTGGCAAGGCAGTGGGGCATGTGTTTGAAGGCGAGCATGGCACCAAAGATGAGTGGAAGGGGATGGTTCTGGCGCGAGCCCCCGTGATGGATACTTGGTTTTACATAACCTACGAGAAAGATCCAGTCCTCTATATGTACACTCTGCTGGATGACTACAAAGATGGTGACCTACGCATCATTCCAGATTCCAACTACTATTTCCCCACCGCAGAACAGGAGCCCGGGGAGGTGGTCGACAGTCTCGTGGGAAAACAGGTGGAACACGCCAAAGATGACGGATCCAAGAGAACCGGCATTTTCATCCATCAAGTGGTGGCCAAGCCATCTGTCTATTTTATTAAGTTTGATGATGATATTCACATCTATGTCTATGGTTTGGTGAAAACTCCCTAAATTCATTGTGGTCTTTGCAAAAATTGTGGAAATATTAGATGTGAAATGTTTCGAGTTCGCCTGCTTGTGAACTTTGAGAAAAGTTTTGGTGTCAAATTCAGGAAAGtggctttattttattatatctcGAAATCTTACATTGACTAATTCCACAGTTTTGCCCCAAGTGTATTTCCGTACTTTtgatattgttttcttttgtaatttaaaatttaaattgggTGCtactagaaaaatttttaaagagtttgcAAGCATTGTAACAATACAACAGTAGAATAAGAAAAATCGATGATATATCAGCATTAACAAGCCTTTccttatctctctcctctcttctgcccAGGTAACAAGTTTTGAGATGCCCTTCTATATATTTTCCCATCTTCATACAGAAAATCTTTtgtaataatttctttaaaaatgataagcCATATGCATTtctctttatttgcttttttcactAGACAAATAGATGACATCCCACCTGATCAGCAGCTACAGTCTCTTTCTcactcctttccctctctcttttccctatttcctccccccccctccaTAAGCAACTGCATATACAGTATCTGTGGATGTCTGAAAAGGTATTCAATCAAAAAGGTATTCAACTAACTATTCCATTATTGATggctatttgtttctttttttctccagttTAGCACTGCTGCAATATATTTTGGTGGTTTTATTTCTATAGGTTGGATTCCTAGAAATGCTAGGTAGGTGTATGTTAAAGAATTATTACAAGAGTACCATCCATAATTCAAGTGCCTATTTCCTGCATACTCTCCAACActctttaattctttaaaatcagaaaggtgaaaaattatttgatattacATTTTACTTTGATTGGCTTTTGTCTGACTTTAATGGagatttgcttgtttttattttctatttagatCTTTCTGTTTTGTGATTTGCCATTTCTTACttatctattgaatttttcatcctTTCCTTATATATTTGTAGGAATTCTCACTACATAGCATTTAATCATCTGTACATCATATGTGTTATAATTTTTACATCCTGTCAATAATCTTAACCATTGATGATATCttttactttaaattaaaaaaaattaggtataCCACTATGTGTTTTATAGATTTTGGTTTCCTCTCTTTTTCAGGTAGATGCTGCCACCCCAAGTGCTACAAGTCTtcaactacttttttaaaaaaattttttattattctgaGTTTTAAATGCTTCATCtacctgaaatttatttttttgcaaggaTGTGGTACAACATAGGGATCCAGCTTTACATTTTGTTCACAGTGAATATCAGTACTATTTATTTTACAATGGCCATTTTCAAATGCTTGAGccaaaatcaaaaattttaattatatagaaTTGACCATAGATTTTACAATCTAATAATGCAAAtctttgttagtttttttaaaatatgattttccatAGATACTCATTCTTTCATATGAAAATTGAAAGTATTATCTCAACAACTAAAAGTCTGATATCTTAATAAGAACTGTGTTAAATTTCTGCATTCCTGATTGGAGGATCAGTTACTAACATTAATCCTGAACACTCAAGAGTTTTGGTGCCTAACTGAAATATTTTAGCcttgtttttgtaatattcttcATATAGATCCATCATATTTGATTGAATTCATTTATGAGTATTACATTTGTAACACTTTGACATTAGGAATtgaatatttttccttatttgtaacTTCTTATTTTTGGCAATATAGAAAATCAacagatttttatattattaCCTTCTATCTAATGAATTATTTAATCTTCTGAATtacaatagttttttaaaaatagaatatagtAGACTTTCTAGATACGCAATCATTTTATCTGCAAATAgatatcatt
Coding sequences within it:
- the SPIN4 gene encoding spindlin-4 — its product is MSPPTVPPMGVDGVSAYLMKKRHTHKKQRRKPTFLTRRNIVGCRIQHGWKEGNEPVEQWKGTVLEQVSVKPTLYIIKYDGKDSVYGLELHRDKRVLALEILPERVPSPRIDSRLADSLIGKAVGHVFEGEHGTKDEWKGMVLARAPVMDTWFYITYEKDPVLYMYTLLDDYKDGDLRIIPDSNYYFPTAEQEPGEVVDSLVGKQVEHAKDDGSKRTGIFIHQVVAKPSVYFIKFDDDIHIYVYGLVKTP